A genome region from Anabaena sphaerica FACHB-251 includes the following:
- a CDS encoding MurT ligase domain-containing protein: MGKKIQLIDRVRLGFAVSIAKSVTFLVRSLRLGAASVLPGSLARRIEPRLLQLLSQQVKNGVILIAGTNGKTTTALLLCTILEHKGYKIAHNSTGANLENGLATALIENTSLLGSLNVDYAILEVDENIVPKILKPLQPRIILCLNLFRDQLDRYGEVDTISKKWTKVISTLPTETVVIPNADDPTLSYLGQQLNQKVLFFGLNEPKHYLEAIPHAVDSIYCPKCGHSLDYQGVYLSHLGDFTCPSCGFSKSKPSLESGEWSQILVGLYNKYNTLAAATAAKELGVDETTIRETINNFQAAFGRAEDLVIDGKKVRILLSKNPVGTNETIRVVTQSTDKTTLLVLNDRTPDGTDVSWIWDVDTEKLVERGGTLVVSGDRVYDMALRLRYSEKSVESNINLIVEEDLKQAITTALEHTPANETLHILPTYSAMLEVREVLTGRKIL, translated from the coding sequence GTGGGAAAGAAAATACAACTTATAGATAGAGTCCGACTGGGTTTTGCGGTATCAATTGCTAAAAGTGTCACATTTTTAGTACGCTCTCTCCGTCTTGGTGCTGCTAGTGTGTTACCAGGTTCTCTTGCGCGACGCATTGAACCCAGACTTTTACAATTATTGAGTCAGCAAGTCAAAAACGGGGTAATTTTGATTGCGGGAACAAATGGGAAAACCACAACAGCCCTGTTATTATGCACTATTTTAGAACACAAAGGTTACAAAATCGCCCATAATTCTACTGGTGCAAATCTGGAAAATGGTTTAGCGACGGCTTTAATAGAGAATACCAGTTTATTAGGTTCTTTAAATGTTGACTACGCGATTTTGGAAGTTGATGAAAATATTGTTCCCAAGATTTTAAAACCTCTGCAACCAAGAATTATTCTCTGTTTAAATTTGTTCCGTGACCAACTTGATAGATATGGAGAAGTTGACACTATTAGCAAAAAATGGACAAAGGTTATTTCCACTTTACCAACAGAAACGGTAGTTATTCCCAATGCTGATGATCCAACTTTATCATATTTAGGTCAGCAGTTAAATCAAAAGGTGTTATTTTTCGGTTTGAATGAACCAAAACATTATTTAGAAGCAATTCCTCACGCTGTAGATTCTATCTATTGTCCTAAATGTGGACATTCTTTAGATTATCAAGGTGTTTATTTATCTCATTTAGGAGATTTCACTTGTCCTAGTTGCGGGTTTAGTAAGAGTAAACCAAGTTTAGAAAGTGGTGAATGGTCACAAATTCTTGTTGGTTTGTACAATAAATATAATACTTTAGCCGCAGCAACCGCAGCTAAAGAATTGGGAGTTGATGAAACAACAATTAGGGAAACAATTAATAATTTCCAAGCTGCTTTTGGACGTGCGGAAGATTTGGTGATAGATGGTAAAAAAGTAAGGATTTTGTTATCTAAAAATCCTGTAGGAACGAATGAAACTATTCGCGTAGTTACTCAAAGTACAGATAAAACTACCTTGTTAGTTTTGAATGACCGCACTCCTGATGGTACTGATGTATCTTGGATTTGGGATGTAGATACAGAGAAGTTGGTTGAACGGGGTGGAACGTTGGTTGTAAGTGGCGATCGCGTGTATGATATGGCGTTAAGATTACGTTATAGCGAGAAGTCTGTTGAAAGTAACATTAACTTAATTGTAGAGGAAGATTTAAAGCAAGCTATTACAACAGCTTTGGAACATACACCAGCAAATGAAACTTTGCATATTCTTCCTACTTATTCAGCTATGTTAGAAGTGCGAGAGGTTTTAACGGGGAGGAAAATTCTTTAA
- a CDS encoding thylakoid membrane photosystem I accumulation factor, translating to MNSIKWLFLQTKIIANWRQLVSKCLLLLLCLFIIGIQPAFAGMKDDRYEGNIFVVFAGNGSLVPSKLTLAKTLAEHKPAMLAFYVDDSSDCKQYAVFISQTQAFYGRAAEIIPISVDTIPVKESYEPTEPGYYYSGVVPQVVLFDQSGKVILNKKGQVPFEEIDDKFREVFNLLPRDQSIEFKQRSFNEYSSELSQ from the coding sequence ATGAATAGCATAAAGTGGCTTTTTTTACAAACTAAAATAATTGCTAACTGGCGACAGTTGGTGTCAAAATGCCTATTATTGCTGCTTTGCCTATTCATTATAGGTATACAGCCAGCTTTTGCAGGTATGAAGGATGATCGATACGAAGGTAATATTTTTGTGGTTTTTGCTGGTAATGGTTCCCTAGTTCCTTCCAAACTAACTCTAGCTAAAACTTTAGCAGAACATAAACCCGCAATGCTGGCATTTTATGTGGATGATAGCAGCGATTGTAAACAGTATGCGGTCTTTATTTCCCAAACTCAAGCATTCTATGGACGGGCTGCGGAGATTATCCCTATCAGTGTTGATACTATTCCCGTAAAGGAAAGCTACGAACCCACAGAACCAGGATACTACTATTCAGGAGTTGTACCGCAAGTTGTTCTCTTTGACCAGTCTGGTAAAGTCATTTTGAATAAAAAAGGTCAAGTACCTTTTGAAGAGATAGACGACAAATTTAGAGAAGTGTTTAATTTGTTACCTCGTGACCAGTCAATTGAGTTTAAGCAGCGTTCATTTAATGAATATAGCAGTGAGTTAAGCCAGTAG
- a CDS encoding type 1 glutamine amidotransferase, producing MEIIIGWLYPQLMSTYGDRGNVITIQRRAQWRGYNVTILPLDQNSTADHIKSVDVIVGGGAQDRQQEIVMRDLQGAKADAMRDKIENGTPGVFTCGSPQLLGHYYEPAFGQRIEGLGILDLVSIHPGENTKRCIGNLVIEVTASRLAQELEAMIGKKPYLVGFENHGGRTKLGKVEALGRVVYGLGNNGEDGTEGAFYQNAIATYSHGPLLPKNPFVADWLIQTALKLKYQQEIKLTPLDDTLAMQGREAMFNRLKVNLTSVAKVKV from the coding sequence ATGGAAATTATTATTGGTTGGTTATATCCGCAGTTAATGAGTACCTACGGAGATAGAGGTAATGTTATCACTATTCAACGTCGCGCACAATGGAGGGGTTACAATGTCACAATATTACCCTTAGACCAAAATTCCACCGCAGATCATATAAAATCAGTAGATGTGATTGTCGGTGGAGGCGCACAAGACCGTCAGCAAGAAATAGTTATGCGCGACTTACAAGGTGCAAAAGCTGACGCGATGCGGGATAAAATCGAAAATGGCACACCAGGAGTTTTTACCTGTGGTTCTCCCCAACTTTTAGGACATTATTACGAACCTGCATTCGGACAAAGAATAGAAGGTTTAGGAATATTAGATTTAGTTTCTATCCATCCAGGGGAAAATACAAAACGTTGTATTGGTAATTTAGTTATAGAAGTTACAGCTTCACGTCTCGCGCAAGAACTAGAAGCAATGATAGGGAAAAAACCTTATTTAGTCGGGTTTGAAAATCATGGTGGACGCACTAAATTAGGTAAAGTAGAAGCCTTGGGGCGTGTGGTTTACGGCTTAGGTAATAATGGTGAAGATGGTACAGAAGGTGCATTTTATCAAAATGCGATCGCCACATATTCACATGGTCCATTGTTACCAAAAAATCCCTTTGTGGCAGATTGGTTAATTCAAACAGCGTTAAAGTTGAAATATCAACAAGAAATTAAGCTTACACCTTTAGATGATACCTTAGCAATGCAAGGCAGGGAAGCAATGTTTAACCGATTGAAAGTAAATTTAACAAGTGTTGCTAAAGTTAAAGTTTAA